One stretch of Acidimicrobiales bacterium DNA includes these proteins:
- the pilO gene encoding type 4a pilus biogenesis protein PilO, translated as MSRKVIAVAALGAVLILGLWYVALWKPQSGRLSAAHAREETAARQNQQLRLAVARLQAAGDQAPELTSQLERLRVAVPDGPDLAQFLLDAEDAASAAGLDYLSVSPSPPSEPEGGGPAEIAVAMELNGGYFQVLDFLNRLAELPRIVVVDGVSLTAGEEDGVGAPDLTLTIAGRLFVTSVPEGAGALAGTSAGAAGDGQQPAGDEQASGAGSDR; from the coding sequence GTGAGCCGCAAGGTGATCGCCGTCGCCGCCCTCGGCGCCGTGCTCATCCTCGGGCTCTGGTACGTGGCCCTCTGGAAGCCCCAGTCGGGCCGGCTGTCGGCCGCGCACGCCAGGGAGGAGACGGCCGCCCGCCAGAACCAGCAGCTGCGGCTGGCCGTCGCCCGCCTCCAGGCCGCCGGGGACCAGGCGCCCGAGCTCACCAGCCAGCTGGAGCGGCTCCGGGTCGCCGTCCCGGACGGGCCCGACCTGGCCCAGTTCCTGCTCGACGCCGAGGACGCGGCGTCCGCCGCCGGCCTCGACTACCTGTCGGTCAGCCCGTCGCCGCCGTCGGAGCCCGAGGGCGGCGGCCCGGCCGAGATCGCCGTCGCCATGGAGCTGAACGGCGGCTACTTCCAGGTGCTCGACTTCCTGAACCGGCTGGCCGAGCTGCCGCGGATCGTCGTGGTGGACGGCGTGTCGCTGACCGCGGGCGAGGAGGACGGCGTCGGCGCGCCCGACCTCACCCTCACGATCGCCGGCCGGCTGTTCGTCACGTCCGTCCCCGAGGGCGCCGGGGCGCTCGCCGGCACGAGCGCCGGCGCCGCGGGCGACGGGCAGCAGCCGGCCGGCGACGAGCAGGCGAGCGGCGCGGGGAGCGACCGGTGA
- a CDS encoding prepilin-type N-terminal cleavage/methylation domain-containing protein, with protein MTARPAAGDGGFSLTEVMVSLVIFSAVLASVVGMLSSFTATERRGEAQAANQAAVRLAVAALERDVRDATGVGLLGSAAAYAETLLLTVDGGCVRWEAADGELARSEESPCGTVTTRRVLVATVEAVGSAPVFAYHRPGGEAMDAGETAWDFATCAARVVVRFAGAADDLAPPFPVEGDARLRAGRPAAC; from the coding sequence GTGACGGCCCGGCCGGCCGCGGGGGACGGCGGGTTCTCGCTCACCGAGGTGATGGTCAGCCTCGTGATCTTCTCGGCCGTGCTGGCCTCGGTGGTCGGCATGCTGTCGTCGTTCACCGCCACCGAGCGGCGGGGCGAGGCCCAGGCCGCCAACCAGGCCGCCGTCCGCCTGGCCGTCGCCGCGCTCGAGCGGGACGTGCGCGACGCCACCGGGGTCGGCCTGCTCGGGTCGGCGGCCGCCTACGCCGAGACCCTGCTGCTCACCGTCGACGGCGGGTGCGTGCGCTGGGAGGCGGCCGACGGCGAGCTGGCCCGGTCGGAGGAGTCGCCGTGCGGGACGGTGACGACGAGGCGGGTGCTGGTGGCGACCGTCGAGGCCGTCGGCTCGGCGCCGGTGTTCGCCTACCACCGCCCGGGCGGCGAGGCCATGGACGCGGGTGAGACGGCGTGGGACTTCGCCACCTGCGCCGCCCGGGTCGTCGTGCGCTTCGCCGGCGCGGCCGACGACCTGGCCCCCCCGTTCCCGGTGGAGGGCGACGCCCGCCTGCGGGCCGGGAGGCCGGCCGCGTGCTGA
- a CDS encoding fibronectin type III domain-containing protein, whose product MREPVAAQVGGREAGFTLAELLAALAVLTVGLYGLATVFAGSARVTGSAGGRTQALAIVGGELERLRAVPYGDLGLAGGDPAGSEAATGTEDLGGRSFTITRAVAWAQAGDAADERYKRVTVTVSWDEDGAPAAVSRSVVVYPGGLGPAGATTSTTVSAGAPGKPRNLRAAPTSGSESSSIDLSWGLTGNQPSSWAVQRSGDGGLTWTAVTTVTGGARAATVSGLTANRLHRFRVRGESGALASDWVYRSARTESATSSSTCILQATSVVPLVAARVDGGALAQSVAVQISTSGTCTGTYRWRVVTVPENPAAVAITGTMTRTLGLLSGTIPAATATWTAGEKLVQVVDESRSGSPVVGQATLTVLP is encoded by the coding sequence GTGCGTGAACCAGTCGCTGCTCAAGTAGGGGGGCGCGAGGCCGGGTTCACCTTGGCCGAGCTGCTGGCCGCGCTGGCCGTGCTCACCGTCGGCCTCTACGGGCTCGCCACGGTGTTCGCCGGGTCGGCCAGGGTCACCGGGTCGGCCGGCGGGCGGACCCAGGCGCTCGCCATCGTCGGCGGCGAGCTCGAGCGGCTGCGGGCCGTCCCCTACGGCGACCTCGGCCTGGCCGGTGGCGACCCGGCCGGCAGCGAGGCGGCGACCGGCACCGAGGACCTCGGCGGGCGCAGTTTCACGATCACCAGGGCGGTCGCCTGGGCCCAGGCGGGCGACGCCGCCGACGAGCGGTACAAGCGGGTGACGGTGACGGTGAGCTGGGACGAGGACGGGGCGCCGGCGGCGGTGTCGCGGTCGGTCGTCGTGTACCCCGGCGGCCTCGGCCCCGCGGGCGCGACCACGTCGACGACGGTGTCGGCCGGGGCACCCGGCAAGCCGAGGAACCTCAGGGCGGCGCCGACGAGCGGGTCGGAGTCCAGCTCGATCGACCTCAGCTGGGGCCTCACCGGCAACCAGCCGTCGTCGTGGGCCGTGCAGCGCTCGGGCGACGGCGGCCTGACGTGGACCGCGGTCACCACCGTGACCGGCGGGGCCAGGGCCGCCACCGTCTCGGGCCTGACGGCCAACCGCCTCCACCGCTTCCGGGTGCGGGGGGAGAGCGGCGCGCTGGCCTCGGACTGGGTGTACCGGAGCGCGAGGACCGAGAGCGCCACGTCGTCGTCCACCTGCATCCTCCAGGCCACCTCGGTGGTGCCCCTGGTCGCCGCCCGGGTCGACGGCGGGGCGCTGGCCCAGTCGGTGGCCGTGCAGATCTCGACCAGCGGCACCTGCACCGGCACCTACCGCTGGCGGGTCGTCACCGTCCCGGAGAACCCGGCGGCCGTCGCCATCACCGGCACCATGACGAGGACGCTCGGCCTCCTGTCGGGCACCATCCCGGCGGCGACGGCCACGTGGACGGCGGGGGAGAAGCTCGTCCAGGTCGTCGACGAGTCGCGGTCGGGCTCGCCGGTGGTCGGCCAGGCGACCCTGACGGTGCTGCCGTGA